In a single window of the Palaemon carinicauda isolate YSFRI2023 chromosome 10, ASM3689809v2, whole genome shotgun sequence genome:
- the LOC137648313 gene encoding nipped-B-like protein B has product MIVKPENKGQYKMIVKPENKGQYKMIVKLENKGQYKMIVKPENKGQYKMIVKLENKGQYKMIVKQYKMIVKLENKGQYKMIVKPENKGQYKMIVKLENKGQYKMIVKPENKGQYKMIVKLENKGQYKMIVKPENKGQYKMIVKLENKGQYKMIVKTENKGQYKMIVKQYKMIVKLENKG; this is encoded by the coding sequence atgatagtgaagccagagaacaaggggcagtataagatgatagtaAAGCCAGAGAACAAGGGACAGTATAAAATGATAGTAAAGCtagagaacaaggggcagtataagatgatagtaaagccagagaacaagggacagtataagatgatagtaaagctagagaacaaggggcagtataagatgatagtgaaGCAGTATAAGATGATAGTAAAGCTAGAGAACAAGGGACAGTATAAGATGATAGTaaagccagagaacaaggggcagtataagatgatagtgaagctagagaacaaggggcagtataagatgatagtaaagccagagaacaagggacagtataagatgatagtgaaGCTAGAGAACAAGGGGCAATATAAGATGATAGTAAAGCCAGAGAACAAGGGACAGTATAAGATGATAGTAAAGCTAGAAaacaaggggcagtataagatgatagtaaagacagagaacaaggggcagtataagatgatagtgaagcagtataagatgatagtgaaGCTAGAGAACAAGGGATAG